The following coding sequences are from one Virgibacillus necropolis window:
- a CDS encoding response regulator transcription factor, translated as MIRIVIAEDQRMLLGALGSLLDLEEDMEVVGKASNGEEVLALVKQHQPDICMMDIEMPLKSGLDAAEELKNDPCKVIVLTTFARTGYFERARKAEVSGYLLKDGPSEDLANSIRIIMDGRKIYAPELVDMAYSTGSPLTEREEQVINLIANGKNTKEIASQLFITTGTVRNYVSVILDKLDVTNRIEAISRFKEKGWFK; from the coding sequence GTGATTCGCATAGTAATTGCAGAGGACCAGCGGATGTTACTTGGTGCACTTGGATCTTTACTGGATTTAGAAGAAGATATGGAGGTAGTTGGAAAAGCAAGTAATGGGGAAGAAGTTCTAGCTCTTGTGAAGCAGCATCAACCTGACATTTGTATGATGGACATTGAAATGCCCTTAAAAAGCGGACTTGATGCTGCTGAAGAATTAAAAAATGATCCTTGTAAAGTTATTGTTTTAACCACGTTTGCTCGAACAGGTTACTTTGAACGGGCTCGTAAAGCAGAAGTTAGCGGCTATTTGTTGAAAGACGGTCCAAGTGAGGATTTGGCGAATTCAATTCGTATCATCATGGATGGTCGAAAAATTTACGCACCTGAATTGGTGGATATGGCGTATAGTACGGGTAGTCCTTTGACGGAACGGGAAGAACAGGTCATAAATTTAATTGCTAACGGGAAAAATACAAAGGAAATTGCCAGTCAACTATTTATCACTACTGGTACCGTTCGCAATTATGTTTCAGTAATATTAGATAAGCTAGATGTGACAAACCGTATTGAAGCCATCTCTAGGTTCAAAGAAAAAGGGTGGTTTAAATGA
- a CDS encoding fatty acid desaturase: MSKQKQTQLRKNVAPFATSDMKASIRQLINTILPFFLLWFLAYQSLSISIWLTLALAVVASGFVVRIFIIFHDCTHMSFFKNKKANRIVGTITGIITLFPFEKWKREHSIHHATSSNLDKRGTGDVWVMTVEEYKAASFWGRLSYRVYRNPLVMFGLGPIYLFLISGRFNRKDAKRKERINTHLINVSIVILYGLLILTIGWQAFLLIQLPILFIAGSLGIWLFYVQHQFEDSYFENEDEWDYVKAAVDGSSYYKLPKVLEWMTGSIGYHHVHHLSPRVPNYNLEKAHESTPPLQQATTITLASSLKSIHFRLWDETSKSFKSFKEIKGVLKESSVNANLNTKRSSFQEK; the protein is encoded by the coding sequence ATGAGTAAACAAAAACAGACACAATTAAGAAAAAATGTTGCACCATTCGCAACATCAGATATGAAAGCAAGTATACGACAATTAATTAATACAATTCTACCTTTTTTCTTACTTTGGTTTCTTGCCTATCAAAGTCTGTCTATATCCATCTGGCTAACGCTTGCATTAGCAGTAGTTGCATCAGGGTTTGTAGTTCGAATCTTTATTATTTTCCACGACTGCACACATATGTCTTTTTTCAAAAATAAAAAGGCAAATAGAATTGTTGGTACGATAACGGGAATTATCACATTGTTCCCTTTTGAAAAATGGAAAAGAGAACATTCCATTCATCATGCGACAAGTAGTAACTTAGATAAGCGTGGAACTGGCGATGTTTGGGTCATGACGGTTGAGGAATATAAGGCTGCGTCATTTTGGGGCAGGTTGTCCTATCGGGTATACCGGAATCCATTAGTTATGTTTGGACTGGGTCCGATTTATCTTTTTCTAATTTCAGGGCGTTTCAATCGAAAAGATGCTAAACGAAAAGAACGTATCAATACACATTTAATCAATGTCTCTATTGTTATTTTGTATGGATTGTTGATATTGACAATCGGATGGCAGGCGTTTCTACTTATCCAGCTTCCAATATTATTTATTGCTGGATCACTAGGTATTTGGTTATTTTACGTACAGCATCAGTTTGAGGATTCTTATTTTGAAAATGAAGATGAGTGGGATTACGTCAAAGCAGCTGTAGATGGAAGCTCTTATTATAAACTGCCAAAAGTACTGGAATGGATGACTGGTAGTATTGGATATCATCATGTGCATCACTTAAGTCCAAGGGTTCCTAATTATAATTTGGAAAAGGCACATGAATCGACACCACCATTGCAACAAGCAACGACGATTACACTCGCTTCTAGTTTGAAATCGATTCATTTTCGTTTGTGGGACGAGACAAGTAAATCGTTTAAAAGCTTTAAAGAAATTAAGGGTGTTCTGAAAGAGTCTTCTGTAAATGCGAATTTAAATACAAAAAGATCAAGCTTTCAGGAAAAATAA
- the rlmN gene encoding 23S rRNA (adenine(2503)-C(2))-methyltransferase RlmN — translation MNKTSIYGLTFDQLTDWLLDHGQKKFRAQQVWNWLYKKRVTAFSGMNNVNKDCIELLEEHFVLYTLEQTVKQESKDGTIKFLFKLEDGNLIETVLMRFNYGLSVCVTTQVGCNIGCTFCASGLLKKSRDLSAGEIVEQIMNVQKHLDEQENDERVSHIVVMGIGEPFDNFTNMIDFVRVVNDDKGLCIGARHITISTSGLAHKIYEFADTGIQVNLAISLHAPNDELRTRIMKINKAFPIEKLMKSVDYYLEKTNRRITYEYIMLKDVNDHKKEAVQLAKLLANKRHLTYVNLIPYNPVDEHNQYERSESETIQAFFQTLKQYGINCGVRWENGADIDAACGQLRSKQIKKEKIV, via the coding sequence ATGAATAAAACATCCATTTATGGACTTACATTTGATCAATTAACAGATTGGTTACTGGATCATGGCCAAAAGAAGTTCCGAGCACAACAGGTTTGGAATTGGTTATATAAAAAGCGTGTAACAGCGTTTTCTGGAATGAATAATGTAAATAAGGACTGTATTGAACTACTTGAAGAACATTTTGTTTTATACACATTAGAACAGACGGTTAAACAAGAGTCAAAGGATGGGACAATAAAATTTCTATTTAAATTAGAAGATGGAAATTTAATTGAAACCGTTTTGATGCGGTTTAACTATGGCTTGTCCGTTTGTGTGACTACCCAAGTGGGCTGTAATATTGGTTGTACATTTTGCGCAAGTGGACTACTGAAGAAAAGTAGAGATCTTTCTGCTGGCGAGATTGTCGAGCAAATAATGAACGTACAAAAGCATCTTGATGAGCAAGAAAATGATGAGCGTGTAAGTCATATCGTTGTCATGGGAATTGGTGAACCATTCGATAACTTTACGAATATGATTGATTTTGTCCGTGTAGTTAATGACGATAAGGGACTTTGCATCGGAGCAAGACACATTACGATTTCAACTAGTGGACTTGCACATAAAATATATGAATTCGCAGATACTGGTATACAAGTTAACTTAGCGATATCCTTACATGCACCAAACGACGAGCTTAGAACACGGATAATGAAAATAAACAAGGCATTTCCAATAGAAAAGCTGATGAAGTCTGTCGATTACTACTTAGAAAAAACAAATCGACGCATCACGTATGAGTATATTATGTTAAAGGATGTAAATGATCATAAGAAAGAAGCGGTGCAGCTTGCGAAGTTACTTGCTAACAAACGTCATCTGACCTATGTGAATTTAATTCCTTATAATCCAGTTGATGAACATAATCAATATGAGCGTAGTGAATCTGAGACAATTCAAGCATTTTTTCAAACATTGAAACAGTACGGTATAAATTGCGGAGTTAGATGGGAAAATGGTGCAGACATCGATGCGGCATGTGGCCAACTACGAAGTAAGCAAATTAAGAAAGAAAAAATAGTGTAA
- the wrbA gene encoding NAD(P)H:quinone oxidoreductase type IV — protein MGFFNKLFGNKKETDNMSNVKLAVIYYSSTGTNYQLAKWAEESGKAEGAEVKVLKVTELAPDAAIASNPAWQAHVDATKDVPEATSDDLEWADAVIFSIPTRFGNLPSQVKQFLDLQGGLWANGKTVNKVVSGMTSAQNPHGGQEATLLALYTSMFHWGAIVATPGYSDPVLFGAGGNPYGTSVTVGQDGEMVEDVEGAVKHQAKRTIEVATMVKNGSK, from the coding sequence ATGGGTTTTTTCAATAAATTATTTGGAAATAAGAAGGAGACGGATAATATGTCAAACGTTAAGTTAGCAGTAATTTATTATAGTTCAACTGGAACCAATTATCAGCTAGCAAAATGGGCTGAGGAAAGTGGTAAAGCGGAAGGTGCTGAAGTAAAGGTGTTAAAGGTCACTGAACTTGCTCCTGACGCTGCTATCGCATCTAACCCTGCATGGCAAGCACACGTCGACGCAACAAAGGACGTTCCAGAAGCAACATCAGACGATCTAGAATGGGCAGATGCCGTTATCTTTAGTATTCCAACTCGTTTTGGTAACTTGCCTTCTCAAGTTAAACAGTTCCTTGATTTACAAGGTGGACTTTGGGCAAACGGTAAAACGGTAAACAAAGTTGTAAGTGGTATGACTTCTGCACAAAATCCACACGGTGGTCAAGAAGCTACACTGTTAGCCTTGTATACTTCCATGTTCCACTGGGGTGCAATTGTAGCAACTCCAGGATATTCTGATCCAGTATTATTTGGAGCTGGTGGAAACCCATACGGCACAAGTGTTACAGTTGGACAAGATGGAGAAATGGTTGAAGATGTAGAAGGTGCAGTAAAACACCAAGCAAAACGTACGATTGAAGTAGCAACAATGGTGAAAAACGGCAGTAAGTAA
- a CDS encoding c-type cytochrome — protein sequence MLKNKKFLVSLLFLALIMVISACGGGGGEEGSESGGDNGGNGGGETTAQGDAANGAEVYQSNCMSCHGQEGAGGSGPALQASSDYDSVIQQVKNGGGGMPAFEGQLSEQEIADVSAYIAEKVAK from the coding sequence ATGCTAAAGAATAAAAAGTTTTTGGTTTCCTTACTGTTTCTCGCATTGATTATGGTTATCTCTGCTTGTGGCGGAGGCGGTGGAGAAGAAGGTTCTGAATCTGGCGGTGACAATGGCGGTAATGGTGGCGGTGAAACAACTGCCCAAGGAGATGCTGCAAACGGTGCTGAAGTATACCAAAGTAACTGTATGTCTTGTCATGGACAAGAAGGTGCAGGTGGCAGTGGGCCAGCTCTTCAAGCTTCAAGTGATTACGATTCAGTAATTCAGCAGGTGAAAAATGGCGGAGGCGGAATGCCGGCGTTTGAAGGTCAGCTTTCTGAACAAGAAATTGCAGACGTTTCCGCATATATTGCTGAAAAAGTTGCCAAATAA
- a CDS encoding LLM class flavin-dependent oxidoreductase translates to MSVLDLAPITEGSNPRQSFKNSVELAQHVEEWGFNRFWLAEHHNMPGIASSATSVIIGHIAGATKEIRVGSGGIMLPNHATLVIAEQFGTLETLYPGRIDLGLGRAPGSDQATAYALRRTLNMQVDDFPAQVEELQGYFEDNPEARVRAVPGTGLDVPLWLLGSSGFSAQLSAHKGLPFSFASHFAPDYMIPALNLYRDNFKSSSVLQKPYAMLGVNIIAADTDEEAEWLATSQQQQFLSIRRGEPSKLKPPIDNIEEVWSAMERASVEKTLNSSSTIIGSPDTIKQKLTSFIAETKADEVIVNSQIFDQKARLHSYEIIADMMK, encoded by the coding sequence ATGTCTGTCCTGGATCTAGCCCCCATTACGGAGGGAAGCAATCCCAGGCAGTCATTTAAAAATAGCGTTGAACTTGCACAGCATGTAGAGGAATGGGGCTTCAATCGGTTCTGGCTAGCTGAACATCATAACATGCCAGGCATTGCTAGTTCCGCAACTTCTGTCATCATTGGCCATATTGCTGGAGCAACAAAAGAGATTCGTGTTGGATCTGGTGGAATTATGCTACCGAATCATGCAACCCTTGTAATTGCCGAGCAATTTGGTACGCTTGAGACGTTATATCCTGGACGAATTGACCTTGGCCTTGGACGTGCTCCCGGGAGTGATCAGGCAACTGCTTATGCGCTCCGTCGCACATTGAACATGCAAGTAGATGATTTCCCAGCACAAGTAGAAGAACTTCAAGGATATTTTGAGGATAACCCTGAGGCCAGAGTGAGAGCTGTTCCAGGAACTGGTCTTGATGTTCCGCTTTGGCTTCTTGGTTCAAGTGGATTTAGTGCTCAACTATCAGCACATAAGGGATTACCTTTTTCCTTTGCAAGTCACTTTGCACCCGACTATATGATTCCAGCATTAAATCTTTACCGCGATAATTTTAAATCGTCTAGTGTACTTCAAAAACCTTATGCGATGCTAGGAGTTAACATCATAGCAGCTGATACGGATGAAGAGGCAGAATGGTTAGCAACTTCACAGCAACAGCAATTCCTAAGCATAAGAAGAGGAGAACCAAGTAAATTGAAGCCGCCTATCGATAACATTGAAGAAGTATGGTCGGCCATGGAGCGGGCGTCTGTTGAAAAAACACTCAATTCTAGCTCCACTATCATCGGAAGCCCTGATACAATCAAACAGAAATTAACAAGTTTTATCGCGGAGACAAAAGCAGATGAAGTCATCGTAAACTCACAAATATTTGATCAAAAAGCAAGACTGCACTCGTACGAGATCATAGCAGATATGATGAAATAA
- a CDS encoding sensor histidine kinase, with protein MQSWYHIIPRNTGLSSYAWIIFCILPFYFIFHSSTTTEIIIGIAMILLFFATYRLSFLSEGWTVYLSVSIEMTISIVMTLFFGYVYFSLFLAFYIGNIQNKAGFITLYVVHLVTTITAVSIGLFIQSEAFLMQIPFIIISVIGVILLPFNMYNRNKHEKLEGQLKDANKRISQLVVMEERQRIARDLHDTLGQKLSLIGLKSDLAGKLITLNPDSAKTEVNDIHQTARTALKEVREMVSDMRGAKLEDEIIRVEQILNAAQIDFNLEGDLTLKNVPLLVENVLSMSLKESVTNVVKHSKATFCEIVVKQFPNELLITVRDNGVGVSNENNSYKGNGLQGMRERLEFVNGRLDLDSSDGTTLTIQVPHVIKQTKEESL; from the coding sequence ATGCAAAGTTGGTATCATATAATTCCAAGAAACACGGGACTAAGCTCCTATGCTTGGATTATTTTTTGTATTCTCCCTTTTTATTTTATCTTTCATTCCTCAACAACAACTGAAATTATAATTGGTATTGCAATGATTTTATTGTTTTTTGCGACGTACCGATTGTCGTTTCTATCGGAAGGTTGGACCGTTTATTTATCGGTCAGTATTGAAATGACAATCAGTATTGTAATGACATTGTTTTTTGGATACGTCTATTTTTCACTGTTCTTAGCATTTTATATTGGAAATATACAAAATAAAGCTGGTTTTATTACGTTATATGTGGTTCATCTAGTCACGACAATCACAGCAGTAAGTATTGGTTTGTTTATACAAAGTGAAGCATTTTTAATGCAGATTCCATTTATTATCATCAGTGTAATTGGCGTTATTCTGTTGCCGTTTAATATGTATAATCGTAATAAGCATGAAAAATTAGAGGGACAATTAAAAGATGCAAATAAACGAATTTCTCAGTTGGTAGTTATGGAGGAACGTCAACGAATTGCACGTGATTTACATGATACATTGGGACAAAAACTTTCCCTTATCGGATTGAAAAGTGATTTAGCTGGGAAGTTAATAACTTTAAACCCTGATTCTGCCAAAACGGAAGTTAATGATATTCATCAAACTGCCAGAACTGCATTAAAAGAGGTCCGTGAAATGGTTTCAGATATGAGAGGCGCAAAGCTTGAGGACGAAATCATTCGCGTTGAGCAAATTTTAAATGCAGCACAAATAGATTTTAACTTAGAAGGTGATTTGACCTTGAAAAATGTGCCTCTTTTGGTTGAAAACGTGTTAAGTATGAGCTTGAAAGAATCTGTCACAAACGTAGTTAAGCATAGTAAGGCAACCTTCTGTGAAATTGTGGTTAAACAATTTCCAAATGAATTACTAATTACCGTACGTGATAATGGAGTTGGGGTTTCAAATGAAAACAATTCTTATAAAGGGAATGGACTTCAGGGGATGAGAGAACGGTTGGAATTTGTAAACGGCCGATTAGATCTGGATTCATCTGACGGAACAACCCTTACCATACAAGTTCCGCACGTGATTAAACAAACGAAGGAGGAGTCGTTGTGA